The following are encoded together in the Mesoplodon densirostris isolate mMesDen1 chromosome 2, mMesDen1 primary haplotype, whole genome shotgun sequence genome:
- the UBXN10 gene encoding LOW QUALITY PROTEIN: UBX domain-containing protein 10 (The sequence of the model RefSeq protein was modified relative to this genomic sequence to represent the inferred CDS: deleted 2 bases in 1 codon) → MATEAPVNSAPPERSTVVSTAADSFVWQPDSLNMHVTRPKSAKGRTRPSLHKPAGTEGCGSLTPSSPPAIPCESSSSQKPGACTPKSPNQGAPDEVLELLQQVPIGASSSLNKYPVLPSINRKTLEEGALETVAKMTGSLKLSSTQALYQAETCTVKMSEEDSRAQPCSPERKFIVRTKRQSSYRARDLEEPSDQEPRLLLAVRSPSGRRFVHHFRPTDDLYTVVAVAEHKNKATYRHCSIETMEVPRRHFSDLTKSLQECGILHKSVLGISQEDGEGGP, encoded by the exons ATGGCCACAGAAGCCCCTGTG AATAGCGCCCCCCCCGAACGCAGCACTGTTGTCAGCACAGCAGCTGACAGCTTCGTTTGGCAGCCAGACTCACTAAACATGCACGTCACAAGACCCAAGTCCGCCAAGGGACGTACTCGTCCAAGTCTGCATAAGCCCGCAGGCACGGAGGGATGCGGCAGCCTCACACCATCTTCACCTCCAGCCATTCCCTGCGAGTCGTCGAGCAGCCAGAAACCGGGAGCCTGCACACCCAAATCTCCAAATCAGGGAGCCCCCGATGAGGTCCTGGAGCTGCTGCAGCAGGTGCCCATAGGGGCATCCTCTTCCCTCAATAAATACCCAGTCCTTCCTTCCATCAACAGGAAGACcctggaggagggggccctgGAAACAGTTGCTAAAATGACTGGTTCCCTGAAGCTGAGCAGCACCCAGGCTCTTTACCAAGCGGAGACCTGCACCGTGAAGATGAGTGAAGAAGATTCCCGAGCTCAACCTTGTTCCCCGGAGAGGAAATTCATCGTGCGGACCAAGAGACAAAGCTCCTACAGGGCCAGAGACCTGGAGGAACCATCAGATCAAGAGCCAAGGCTGCTGCTTGCTGTGAGATCACCATCAGGACGAAGGTTTGTCCACCATTTCCGGCCAACTGATGACTTATACACCGTTGTCGCCGTGGCCGAACACAAGAACAAGGCCACCTACCGACACTGCAGCATTGAAACGATGGAAGTGCCCAGGAGGCATTTCTCTGACCTCACCAAGTCTCTGCAGGAGTGCGGAATCCTCCACAAGTCGGTGCTGGGCATCTCACAggaagatggggagggagggcccTGA